The segment AGGAATGGAACCGCCGGTATGGAAGCGGGGTTTTCGCCGCTGGCGATGAGGAATCTTCACCAAGTCGAAGCCGCTGACGATGAGCAAGCACGTCAGCGGCTTCCGGTTTTTGCTGCGCTGTTCTTATTTCAAACTGCCACTTCCACTTTATATCCGCTGAACTTGCGGATGTTGATCACCCCGTTGTCCAGAATCAGATACTGGGCCTTGGCTCCGAGCAGTTTGCCCCGGATCCGGTCCAGCTTGTCCAGGTTCAGGGGCTTGATCTTTTCCGGAACTTCCAGACAGGGATAGTGAAAGGTGAGCGGTTCCCGGTCCCCTTGATAGTATCCCCGATACTTTTCGGGGATTTTTTCTTCGATATCGGCACGTACCTCCAGCAGATCCCGGTCGGCGATCTCATTTTTGAGCATCCGGCGCCAGTTGGTCTTATCCTTGATAAATTGTGCCAGGTGCACCTCGATCTCCCCTGCGGTTTTGCGGTCCGGGACCTCGGCGATGGGAAGCGCCGTCACTGCCCCCTGGTCGATCCATCGCTTCGGCATGTTGGTTTTCCGGGTGATTCCCACTTTGACGTCATCACTGATCGCCAGATATACGATATGGGGTTGCATGCAGTGGCGTTCACCAAAGGCGGCATCACGGCAGGTGCCCAGGTGAAAGTGGCATTGATGGGGCTTCACAATGCATAAGTCATTCTCTGCCCGATCCCGGAAACAAGGATAGCAGGAACCGTTGTTAAAAGTCTTTTTGATCTTCCGTCCACAGTATATACAAGCTATTTCTCCCAAAAAATTGATCTCCAGCTCTTCTCCCAGCAACTCGTTGATCGGAAGCTCCCGGTCGGGAAATGGCCAGAAGTAGGTGACCGGATCTGTATGCTGATGTGTCAACGGCTGGACATAGCCGGTCAGCTGCATGATGAACACTCCTTTTTTGGAACCGTCGCAGGCGGGGCCGAATCTATCAAAATCGGTTCCCATTCATTATGACACAGGAGCTTCTTTCACGAAAGGCGGGACAGGGTTTCACTCTCAAACCCGGATCATCCACATGTCGGTCTTATATAAATCTTTCAGTCTATATTGTATTGCTTCTCATTGATTTACAATGAAGACGGCAATGGATTATACACCATATGGAAATCGGGCTTTTGATTGGAAGGGGTTATATGAACAAACATTTTTTTCGCTGTCCATGGATTGTTGTCCTGTGTCTGATGTTATGGTTGACGGCTTGCTCGTCAGAAGCCGTGGATGAAAAGCCGAAGAAGAAATCCTTTCAGGCGGCCACTGAGATCGAGGGGATGTTGAGAGAAGGTCCGGGAAAGTTTGCAGGTGATCGTTACGACGAGGAAAAAGTAAACAAAGCACTCCGGAAACTGCCCGATGATCTGACGGCGGACCAGGCTTACACCCGACTGATCCAACTGTTGGCGGAAGATTACGGACCTGCTCTCCGGGAGATCGAGGAATTTGATCCTTCGCTTCAAATCGGCGAGTTGAAGTTTACGGACAAGGAGGATGAGGATCAGAAGCAGGGGAAAGAACAAGCCAAACAGGTCCATGTGGAGATCCTGTTGGATGCCAGCGGAAGCATGGCAGGCCGGATCCGCGACGGAGTGAAGATGGATCTGGCCAAAGAGGCGATTGAAAATTTTGTCTCCGACATGCCGGAGAATGCCAAAATCTCCTTGCGGGTTTATGGCCATAAAGGGAGCAACCGCAAGCAGGATCAAAAGGAATCCTGCGCCTCCACCGAAGTGGTGTATCCCCATGGATCTTATGTAAAGGGCAAATTCGGGAAAGCGCTGAACTCTT is part of the Kroppenstedtia eburnea genome and harbors:
- a CDS encoding DUF2797 domain-containing protein gives rise to the protein MQLTGYVQPLTHQHTDPVTYFWPFPDRELPINELLGEELEINFLGEIACIYCGRKIKKTFNNGSCYPCFRDRAENDLCIVKPHQCHFHLGTCRDAAFGERHCMQPHIVYLAISDDVKVGITRKTNMPKRWIDQGAVTALPIAEVPDRKTAGEIEVHLAQFIKDKTNWRRMLKNEIADRDLLEVRADIEEKIPEKYRGYYQGDREPLTFHYPCLEVPEKIKPLNLDKLDRIRGKLLGAKAQYLILDNGVINIRKFSGYKVEVAV